The following proteins come from a genomic window of Microbacterium lemovicicum:
- the alaS gene encoding alanine--tRNA ligase: MQTAEIASRFLDFFEKRGHTIVPSASLVADDPALLFTVAGMVPFIPYLSGVVPPPYPRAADVQKCIRTNDIEEVGKTPRHGTFFQMLGNWSFGDYFKADAIRYAWELLTGPESDGGLGFDPKDLWVTVYKDDDEAYGLWRDIAGLPEDRIQRLDKDTNYWSTGLPGPAGPCSEIFYDQGPEYGVDGGPATDDDRYVEIWNLVFMQYEITNVTSKYDFDIVGELPNRNIDTGMGLERIAFIKQGVQNMYETDQVRPVLDVAATLSGKTYGADHEDDVRLRIIADHVRSSLMLLSDGVTPSNEGRGYILRRIMRRAIRSMRLLGVEGASFPELFAASRDAMKAAYPEVETEYARLSAYAVAEEQTFLRTLAAGSSILDQSVVQTKDAGGTALSGSEAFLLHDTYGFPIDLTLEIAEEAGLTVDRDAFDSLMLEQRTRAKADARARKGAIADQSVYREVRAQGETVFTGYTDLETESSVLGILVDGRSVDRAVQGQIAEVILAETSLYAESGGQVADKGVIVGPGFELEVLDVQRPVPGLISHTVEVSIGEVGVGQPAASVVDAVNRHSAQQAHSATHLVHAAIRDTLGRSATQTGSLNRAGYMRFDFNWSSALSPETRSEIEEIANNAVRDNLEVTTRVMSLDEAKAAGAMALFGEKYGTTVRMVDIGGPWSRELCGGTHVSRSSEIGLVNLVGESSVGASNRRVEALVGLDAFRDLAAERAIVSQLTSTLKTPRDQLATRIAELSANLKAAEKKIAAFEARAMADRAPALAQKAADAGGISLVAESIGAAGSGDDVRTLALQVRDRLGTAPGAVALGAVVNDRPVVIVATNEPGRAAGAKAGALAKLAAGVLGGGGGGRDDVAQGGGADASQLPAALTAIRSALESATR, translated from the coding sequence ATGCAGACCGCCGAGATCGCCTCCCGCTTCCTGGACTTCTTCGAGAAGCGGGGGCACACCATCGTGCCGTCGGCCTCGCTCGTCGCCGACGACCCGGCGCTGCTGTTCACCGTCGCCGGCATGGTGCCGTTCATCCCGTATCTGAGCGGCGTCGTCCCGCCGCCCTACCCCCGCGCGGCCGACGTGCAGAAGTGCATCCGCACCAACGACATCGAAGAGGTCGGCAAGACCCCGCGGCACGGCACCTTCTTCCAGATGCTGGGCAACTGGTCGTTCGGCGACTACTTCAAGGCCGACGCCATCCGCTACGCGTGGGAGCTGCTCACCGGCCCCGAGTCCGACGGCGGCCTCGGATTCGACCCGAAGGACCTGTGGGTCACCGTCTACAAGGACGACGACGAGGCGTACGGACTGTGGCGCGACATCGCGGGCCTCCCCGAGGACCGCATCCAGCGTCTGGACAAGGACACGAACTACTGGAGCACCGGACTGCCGGGGCCTGCCGGCCCCTGCTCGGAGATCTTCTACGACCAGGGACCGGAATACGGCGTCGACGGCGGACCGGCCACCGATGACGACCGCTACGTCGAGATCTGGAACCTCGTGTTCATGCAGTACGAGATCACCAACGTGACCTCGAAGTACGACTTCGACATCGTCGGAGAGCTGCCCAACCGCAACATCGACACGGGCATGGGGCTCGAGCGCATCGCCTTCATCAAGCAGGGCGTGCAGAACATGTACGAGACCGACCAGGTGCGTCCGGTGCTCGACGTGGCGGCGACCCTGTCGGGCAAGACCTACGGCGCCGACCACGAGGACGACGTGCGGCTGCGCATCATCGCCGACCACGTGCGGTCCTCGCTCATGCTGCTCTCGGACGGCGTCACGCCCTCGAACGAGGGCCGGGGCTACATCCTGCGCCGCATCATGCGCCGCGCCATCCGCTCGATGCGCCTCCTGGGCGTGGAGGGCGCGAGCTTCCCCGAGCTGTTCGCGGCGTCGCGCGACGCGATGAAGGCCGCCTACCCCGAGGTCGAGACCGAGTATGCGCGCCTGTCGGCGTACGCCGTCGCCGAGGAGCAGACGTTCCTCCGCACGCTGGCGGCGGGCTCCAGCATCCTGGACCAGTCCGTCGTGCAGACGAAGGATGCCGGGGGCACCGCCCTGTCGGGGTCGGAGGCCTTCCTCCTCCACGACACGTACGGCTTCCCCATCGACCTCACGCTCGAGATCGCCGAGGAGGCGGGTCTCACGGTCGATCGCGACGCCTTCGACTCGCTCATGCTCGAGCAGAGGACCCGCGCCAAGGCCGACGCACGGGCGCGCAAGGGCGCCATCGCCGACCAGAGCGTGTACCGCGAGGTGCGCGCGCAGGGCGAGACGGTCTTCACCGGCTACACCGACCTGGAGACCGAGTCGAGCGTGTTGGGGATCCTGGTGGACGGACGCTCCGTCGACCGCGCGGTGCAGGGCCAGATCGCCGAGGTCATCCTCGCCGAGACGTCGCTGTACGCGGAATCCGGCGGTCAGGTCGCCGACAAGGGCGTCATCGTCGGTCCGGGCTTCGAGCTCGAGGTGCTCGACGTGCAGCGCCCCGTGCCCGGGCTCATCAGCCACACGGTCGAGGTCTCCATCGGCGAGGTCGGCGTGGGGCAGCCCGCGGCGTCGGTCGTCGACGCGGTCAACCGCCACTCCGCGCAGCAGGCCCACTCGGCCACGCACCTCGTGCACGCCGCCATCCGCGACACGCTGGGCCGCAGCGCGACCCAGACCGGCTCGCTCAACCGCGCCGGCTACATGCGCTTCGACTTCAACTGGAGCTCGGCCCTGTCGCCCGAGACGCGCTCGGAGATCGAGGAGATCGCCAACAATGCGGTGCGCGACAACCTCGAGGTGACCACGCGCGTCATGTCGCTCGACGAGGCGAAGGCGGCCGGCGCGATGGCCCTGTTCGGCGAGAAGTACGGCACCACCGTGCGGATGGTGGACATCGGCGGTCCGTGGTCGCGCGAGCTCTGCGGTGGCACGCATGTGTCACGCAGCTCGGAGATCGGACTCGTGAACCTCGTCGGCGAGTCGTCGGTCGGCGCCTCCAACCGGCGCGTCGAAGCCCTCGTCGGACTCGACGCCTTCCGCGACCTGGCGGCCGAGCGCGCCATCGTCTCGCAGCTCACGTCGACGCTCAAGACGCCCCGCGACCAGCTGGCCACGCGCATCGCGGAGCTCTCCGCCAACCTCAAGGCCGCCGAGAAGAAGATCGCGGCCTTCGAGGCCAGGGCGATGGCCGACCGCGCGCCCGCCCTCGCGCAGAAGGCGGCGGATGCCGGGGGCATCAGTCTCGTCGCCGAGTCGATCGGGGCCGCGGGCTCGGGAGACGACGTCCGCACCCTGGCGCTCCAGGTGCGGGACCGCCTCGGCACGGCGCCCGGTGCCGTCGCCCTCGGCGCCGTCGTGAACGACCGACCCGTCGTCATCGTCGCCACCAACGAGCCCGGCCGTGCCGCCGGCGCGAAGGCCGGAGCGCTCGCGAAGCTCGCCGCCGGCGTGCTCGGCGGCGGCGGCGGCGGCCGCGACGACGTCGCGCAGGGCGGGGGAGCGGACGCCTCGCAGCTGCCCGCCGCGCTCACGGCCATCCGCAGCGCGCTGGAGTCGGCGACCCGGTGA
- the secF gene encoding protein translocase subunit SecF — protein MRSMNQLGNDLYTGKTSFPFVGRRRVWFIIAAVLVIASVLVPLVRPVQFSIEFTGGSQFTVSGVESPDQAAATEAVQTVVATATTKVTTVGTTAVRVQTDQLTPEETRAVTTALADAYSVPESEVTASFIGPSWGADVTRQSLWGLAIFLALTFIILALYFRTWKMSAAAIVGVVDVLVITIGVYALAGFEISPAAVIGFLTILSYSLYDTTVVFDKIRENTREDGEISGRTFGESVNLAVNQTLIRSINTTVVAILPVGAILFIGAFAFGAQTLSDISLSIFVGTIVAAYSTIFVAAPLYSLFRENEPATKARDARVRASREKAGIPA, from the coding sequence ATGCGCTCCATGAATCAGCTCGGCAACGACCTCTACACCGGCAAGACGTCCTTCCCGTTCGTCGGCCGTCGGCGCGTGTGGTTCATCATCGCCGCCGTCCTCGTCATCGCCTCCGTGCTCGTGCCGCTCGTGCGACCGGTGCAGTTCTCCATCGAGTTCACCGGAGGATCGCAGTTCACCGTGTCGGGCGTCGAGTCGCCCGACCAGGCGGCGGCCACCGAGGCCGTGCAGACGGTCGTCGCCACCGCCACGACCAAGGTGACCACGGTCGGCACCACAGCCGTCCGCGTGCAGACCGATCAGCTCACGCCCGAGGAGACCCGCGCCGTCACCACGGCTCTCGCCGACGCCTACAGCGTCCCGGAGAGCGAGGTCACGGCATCCTTCATCGGACCCAGCTGGGGAGCCGACGTCACCCGCCAGTCCCTCTGGGGCCTGGCCATCTTCCTCGCTCTGACCTTCATCATCCTCGCGCTTTACTTCCGCACCTGGAAGATGTCGGCCGCGGCGATCGTCGGCGTCGTCGACGTGCTCGTGATCACGATCGGCGTCTACGCGCTGGCCGGATTCGAGATCTCTCCTGCCGCCGTCATCGGATTCCTCACGATCCTGTCGTACTCCCTCTACGACACGACGGTCGTCTTCGACAAGATCCGCGAGAACACGCGGGAAGACGGTGAGATCTCGGGTCGCACCTTCGGCGAGTCGGTGAACCTCGCGGTGAACCAGACGCTGATCCGCTCGATCAACACGACCGTCGTCGCGATCCTGCCCGTCGGCGCGATCCTGTTCATCGGCGCCTTCGCCTTCGGCGCGCAGACCCTCAGCGACATCTCGCTGTCGATCTTCGTCGGAACGATCGTCGCCGCCTACTCGACGATTTTCGTGGCCGCTCCGCTGTACTCCCTGTTCCGCGAGAACGAGCCCGCCACCAAGGCGCGGGATGCTCGCGTGCGGGCCTCGCGCGAGAAGGCGGGCATCCCCGCCTAG
- the ruvX gene encoding Holliday junction resolvase RuvX → MTDFRRGVRIGVDVGKARVGVARSDPDGLLAVPVETVPRAKAAVARITALADEYAATEILVGLPLNMRGEDTASTQDARDFAAAVAAASVVPVRLVDERLSTVSAHAALRDAGRSQRNSRSIVDQVAAVVLLQQALDVEKSSGRPPGTPVPPAQESA, encoded by the coding sequence GTGACGGACTTCCGCCGCGGCGTACGCATCGGTGTGGACGTGGGGAAGGCCCGCGTCGGGGTCGCGCGCAGCGACCCCGACGGCCTGCTCGCCGTCCCCGTCGAGACGGTGCCGCGCGCGAAGGCCGCCGTGGCGCGGATCACGGCCCTCGCGGACGAGTACGCGGCGACGGAGATCCTGGTCGGACTGCCGCTGAACATGCGGGGCGAGGACACCGCCTCCACGCAGGACGCGCGGGACTTCGCGGCCGCGGTGGCCGCGGCATCCGTCGTGCCCGTCCGCCTCGTCGACGAGCGCCTGAGCACCGTGTCTGCGCATGCGGCGCTGAGAGATGCGGGCAGATCCCAGCGAAACTCTCGTAGCATTGTCGATCAGGTCGCGGCGGTCGTCCTGCTGCAGCAGGCTCTCGACGTCGAGAAGAGCAGCGGCCGACCACCCGGAACCCCCGTCCCCCCGGCCCAGGAGTCCGCCTGA
- a CDS encoding replication-associated recombination protein A yields MTPTSALFQGQTPLAVRMRPTSLDEVAGQSHLLRPGSPLVALANADAAASAVSVILWGPPGTGKTTLAQAIARSSGRRFVELSAVTAGVKDVREVMQEALNQRDLYGQSTILFLDEIHRFTKAQQDALLPGVENGWVILIAATTENPSFSVISPLLSRSLLLTLRALSDDDLGALVDRAVSDPRGLAGAVVLDDEARTAVVRLASGDARRALTALEAASSMAAPAEGSDEPPVVTAEHIAQAVDRALLRYDRQGDEHYDVISAFIKSIRGSDVDAAMHYLARMVEAGEDPRFIARRLVISAAEDIGLADPQALQIAVAAADAVAFIGMPEGRIPLAEATAYLATTAKSNAAYNAINQAIADVRAGGFGRVPAPLRDAHYPGAKRLGHGKGYRYPHDSDIGIVAQQHLPDELRGRRYYEPTNHGAERDVQARLEKIRRILDGQ; encoded by the coding sequence GTGACTCCGACCTCCGCGCTGTTCCAGGGCCAGACGCCCCTGGCCGTGCGGATGAGGCCGACCTCCCTCGACGAGGTCGCCGGCCAGTCGCACCTGTTGCGACCCGGGTCTCCGCTCGTGGCTCTGGCGAATGCGGATGCCGCGGCATCCGCTGTCTCGGTCATCCTGTGGGGTCCTCCCGGCACCGGCAAGACGACGCTCGCGCAGGCGATCGCCCGCTCGTCCGGACGGCGTTTCGTCGAGCTGTCGGCGGTCACCGCAGGCGTGAAAGACGTTCGCGAGGTGATGCAGGAGGCGCTCAACCAACGCGACCTGTACGGGCAGTCGACGATCCTCTTCCTCGACGAGATCCACCGCTTCACGAAGGCGCAGCAGGACGCGCTGCTCCCCGGCGTCGAGAACGGGTGGGTCATCCTCATCGCCGCCACCACGGAGAACCCCTCGTTCTCCGTGATCTCGCCGCTGCTGTCGCGCTCCCTCCTCCTGACGCTGCGCGCGCTCAGCGACGACGACCTCGGCGCCCTCGTCGACCGTGCGGTCAGCGACCCGCGAGGTCTCGCCGGCGCTGTCGTGCTCGACGACGAGGCGCGGACGGCGGTCGTCCGGCTGGCGTCGGGCGACGCCCGTCGTGCGCTCACCGCACTCGAAGCCGCTTCGTCGATGGCCGCGCCGGCGGAGGGGTCCGACGAGCCGCCCGTGGTCACGGCCGAGCACATCGCCCAGGCCGTCGACCGCGCCCTGCTGCGCTACGACCGCCAGGGCGACGAGCACTACGACGTCATCAGCGCCTTCATCAAGTCGATCCGCGGATCGGACGTGGACGCGGCGATGCACTACCTCGCGCGCATGGTGGAGGCGGGGGAGGACCCCCGGTTCATCGCGCGGCGGCTGGTCATCTCGGCCGCGGAGGACATCGGGCTCGCCGACCCGCAGGCCCTGCAGATCGCCGTCGCCGCCGCCGACGCGGTCGCCTTCATCGGCATGCCCGAGGGACGCATCCCCCTCGCCGAGGCGACCGCCTATCTTGCGACGACCGCGAAGTCCAACGCCGCCTACAACGCCATCAATCAGGCGATCGCCGACGTGCGCGCCGGCGGATTCGGCCGGGTGCCGGCACCGCTCCGCGACGCGCACTATCCGGGGGCCAAGCGCCTCGGGCACGGCAAGGGCTACCGCTACCCGCACGACAGCGACATCGGCATCGTCGCGCAGCAGCACCTCCCCGACGAGCTGCGCGGGCGCCGCTACTACGAGCCGACGAACCACGGCGCGGAGCGTGACGTGCAGGCCCGACTCGAGAAGATCCGGCGGATCCTCGACGGGCAGTGA
- a CDS encoding dioxygenase translates to MTTSGGRERGTRAERERARLYTARLSFHDGLIRRRRRDNLLFGIIGGLVILGIAGLQTAYYVSGPGVPPPVESPAPSATVPAEDAPAPTEPVPTDAPVPTEVPDPAATPTTAP, encoded by the coding sequence GTGACCACCAGCGGGGGCAGGGAGCGCGGCACGCGCGCCGAGCGCGAACGAGCGCGGCTCTACACGGCGCGGTTGTCCTTCCACGACGGGCTGATCCGCCGCCGCCGGCGCGATAACCTCCTCTTCGGCATCATCGGCGGCCTCGTGATACTCGGCATCGCCGGCTTGCAGACCGCGTACTACGTGTCAGGCCCCGGTGTGCCGCCTCCGGTGGAGTCGCCCGCGCCCTCCGCCACGGTGCCTGCCGAAGACGCGCCCGCGCCGACCGAGCCCGTGCCGACCGACGCACCCGTCCCGACCGAGGTGCCCGACCCGGCCGCCACGCCCACCACCGCGCCCTGA
- the rpsD gene encoding 30S ribosomal protein S4 yields MATKSQDRRKVRLSRALGIALTPKAARYLEKRPYAPGEHGRTKRKQDSDYAVRLREKQRLREQYGIREKQMRNTFNEARRKDGLTGENLVELLEMRLDALVVRSGFARTTAQARQMVVHRHILVDGQLVDRPSFRVKPGQLIHVKAKSEGTEPFQVAAAGGHADVLPPVPGYIEVELDKLQARLVRRPKRAEVPVTCDVQLVVEYYAAR; encoded by the coding sequence GTGGCTACGAAGTCCCAGGACCGCCGCAAGGTCCGCCTGTCACGCGCACTCGGCATCGCGCTGACCCCCAAGGCCGCCCGCTACCTCGAGAAGCGTCCCTACGCTCCCGGCGAGCACGGTCGCACCAAGCGCAAGCAGGACAGCGACTACGCCGTCCGTCTCCGCGAGAAGCAGCGTCTGCGCGAGCAGTACGGCATCCGCGAGAAGCAGATGCGCAACACGTTCAACGAGGCCCGCCGCAAGGACGGCCTGACCGGTGAGAACCTGGTCGAGCTGCTCGAGATGCGTCTGGACGCGCTCGTCGTCCGCTCCGGCTTCGCCCGCACCACCGCGCAGGCGCGCCAGATGGTCGTGCACCGCCACATCCTGGTCGACGGCCAGCTCGTGGACCGCCCGTCCTTCCGCGTCAAGCCCGGACAGCTCATCCACGTCAAGGCCAAGTCCGAGGGCACCGAGCCCTTCCAGGTCGCAGCCGCCGGCGGCCACGCCGACGTTCTGCCCCCCGTCCCGGGCTACATCGAGGTCGAGCTCGACAAGCTGCAGGCGCGTCTCGTGCGTCGCCCCAAGCGCGCCGAAGTGCCCGTCACCTGTGACGTGCAGCTCGTCGTCGAGTACTACGCGGCGCGCTAG
- a CDS encoding RelA/SpoT family protein: MTETVPAPSSLRRLVPRIFSRSARRDDVEQLMRTVRTHHPKGDLAIIERAYAVAQRAHEGQKRQSGEPYITHPLAVAQILADLGLGPKAIAAALLHDTVEDTDYSLDELTAEFGDEVAMLVDGVTKLDKVKYGESAQAETVRKMIVAMSRDIRVLLIKLADRLHNARTWGFVPPEKSRRKATETIEIYAPLAHRLGIQAIKSELEDLSFAVLHPKLYAEIESLVKQRTPQREQYVHSVIDAVDADLRDLRIRGRVMGRPKQLYSVYQKMVVRGREFDDIYDLIGIRVLVNTVRDCYAVLGSLHARWTPLPGRFKDYIATPKFNLYQSLHTTVIGPGGRTVEIQIRTNEMHQQAEYGVAAHWKYKERMTGGKTDDKSVDADMVWLAHISDWQAETADPGEFLDSLRFEIGAKEVYVFTPKGRVIGLPTGATPVDFAYAVHTEIGHRTMGAKVNGRLVPLESELQSGDVVEVFTSKNPDAGPSQDWLGFVKSTRARNKIRGWFTKERREEAVEQGKEAIARAMRRQNLPLQRLMSQDSFADVARQLRYEDVSALYAAVGEGHVSTQSVIEKVTALVSSNDTSTGPIDLPGVGRSRRPRDGDSGVLVRGAPDILVKLAKCCTPVPGDEVVGFVTRGSGVSVHRADCTNVKSLLNDPERVIEVEWAPTTKSVFLVHIQVEALDRSGLLSDVTRVLSEHHVNILSATVSTTNDRLALSRFVFEMGDIVHLDRVLNAVRRIDAVYDVYRVTTS, translated from the coding sequence GTGACCGAGACCGTTCCGGCCCCGTCGTCGCTGCGCCGGCTCGTTCCGCGCATCTTCTCTCGCTCGGCGCGACGCGACGACGTCGAGCAGCTGATGCGAACGGTGCGCACGCACCATCCCAAGGGCGATCTGGCGATCATCGAGCGCGCCTACGCGGTCGCGCAACGCGCGCACGAAGGGCAGAAGCGTCAGAGCGGCGAGCCGTACATCACGCACCCCCTCGCCGTCGCGCAGATCCTCGCCGACCTCGGGCTCGGTCCGAAGGCGATCGCCGCCGCGCTTCTCCACGACACGGTGGAAGACACCGACTACAGCCTCGACGAGCTGACGGCTGAGTTCGGCGACGAGGTCGCCATGCTCGTGGACGGCGTGACCAAGCTCGACAAGGTCAAGTACGGCGAGAGCGCGCAGGCCGAGACGGTCCGCAAGATGATCGTGGCGATGTCGCGCGACATCCGCGTGCTCCTCATCAAGCTCGCCGACCGCCTGCACAACGCCCGCACGTGGGGCTTCGTGCCGCCGGAGAAGTCCCGCCGCAAGGCGACCGAGACGATCGAGATCTACGCTCCGCTGGCCCATCGGCTCGGCATCCAGGCGATCAAGTCGGAGCTCGAGGACCTGTCGTTCGCGGTGCTGCATCCGAAGCTCTACGCCGAGATCGAAAGCCTGGTCAAGCAGCGCACGCCGCAGCGCGAGCAGTACGTGCACAGCGTGATCGACGCGGTCGACGCCGACCTGCGCGACCTCCGCATCCGCGGGCGCGTGATGGGGCGGCCGAAGCAGCTCTACTCCGTGTACCAGAAGATGGTGGTGCGCGGCCGCGAGTTCGACGACATCTACGACCTCATCGGCATCCGCGTGCTCGTGAACACGGTGCGCGACTGCTACGCCGTGCTCGGCTCGCTGCACGCGCGGTGGACGCCGCTGCCTGGTCGCTTCAAGGACTACATCGCCACGCCGAAGTTCAACCTGTACCAGTCGCTGCACACCACGGTGATCGGTCCCGGCGGTCGCACGGTCGAGATCCAGATCCGCACCAACGAGATGCACCAGCAGGCCGAGTACGGTGTCGCGGCGCACTGGAAGTACAAGGAGCGGATGACCGGCGGCAAGACCGACGACAAGTCCGTCGACGCCGACATGGTCTGGCTCGCGCACATCTCCGACTGGCAGGCCGAGACCGCCGACCCCGGTGAGTTCCTCGACTCGCTGCGGTTCGAGATCGGCGCCAAAGAGGTCTACGTCTTCACGCCGAAGGGCCGCGTGATCGGACTGCCCACCGGCGCCACCCCCGTCGACTTCGCCTACGCCGTGCACACCGAGATCGGCCACCGCACGATGGGCGCCAAGGTCAACGGGCGCCTCGTACCGCTCGAGTCCGAGCTGCAGTCCGGCGACGTGGTGGAGGTCTTCACCTCCAAGAACCCCGACGCCGGCCCCAGTCAGGACTGGCTCGGCTTCGTCAAGAGCACCCGCGCGCGCAACAAGATCCGCGGCTGGTTCACGAAGGAGCGCCGCGAAGAGGCCGTCGAGCAGGGCAAGGAGGCCATCGCGCGCGCGATGCGGCGCCAGAACCTGCCCCTGCAGCGGCTGATGAGCCAGGACTCCTTCGCGGACGTCGCCCGCCAGCTCCGCTACGAGGACGTCTCGGCCCTCTACGCCGCCGTCGGCGAGGGTCACGTGTCGACCCAGTCGGTGATCGAGAAGGTCACCGCGCTGGTCAGCTCGAACGACACCTCGACCGGCCCCATCGACCTGCCGGGCGTCGGACGCTCGCGGCGCCCCCGCGACGGCGACTCCGGCGTGCTCGTGCGCGGCGCGCCCGACATCCTGGTCAAGCTCGCCAAGTGCTGCACACCGGTGCCCGGTGACGAGGTCGTCGGCTTCGTCACGCGGGGGAGCGGCGTGTCCGTGCACCGCGCGGACTGCACGAATGTCAAGTCGCTGCTGAACGACCCGGAGCGCGTCATCGAGGTCGAGTGGGCCCCGACGACCAAAAGCGTCTTCCTGGTGCACATCCAGGTCGAGGCGCTTGATCGCTCCGGCCTGCTGAGCGACGTCACCCGCGTGCTCAGCGAGCATCACGTCAACATCCTCTCGGCGACGGTGTCGACGACGAACGACCGACTGGCGCTCAGCCGGTTCGTCTTCGAGATGGGCGACATCGTGCACCTCGATCGCGTGCTCAACGCCGTCCGCCGCATCGACGCCGTGTACGACGTCTACCGCGTCACCACGTCGTAG
- a CDS encoding DUF349 domain-containing protein — protein MTAAAESTPVQPETPEGAVAPVEESATPVDESSPADTAGEGADVSVDDAPSVEEPSVEEASPVDGSPAAEEAPAPETAPTVAEPSAADSVASVIAEAPDVEVPADAEAPSTVETAADETEPAVTGDAEVTGEDPDIEVSSSAEAPAAASASVPADDAPADDAAADAAPADEAPADAAPTDEAPPAPAPAATPAPRPSPSPRPAPRPPLPRAPQPTAPAAATESSSTEPWGRVEDDGTVSVREGSEWRVVGQYPDGTPAEALAYFERKFSDLASEVTLLEGRHRAGGASASDLRSTAEALRGRVVGAAAVGDLARLDARLSVLTSELAADSESEAAAAKEAVQEAVRFRTELVEKAEALAARDPKSIQWKQASADLASLFEQWQAHQQDGPRLPRSTGQQLWKRFRDARSIVDKHRREFYAGLDEEHKGVKERKTRLVEKAEALAPKGEDGIGAYRELLDQWKTAGRAGKKVDDALWARFKAAGDALYSARGEREAAETEASQEKIAAKRELLAEARTVADESNPGKARTLLTGIQRRWDEIGRIFPRDKERALDDELRKIETALRGREDVEWKRNNPETKARANDMTRQLTDAIEKLEQELAAATASGDKKAQARAAEALEARKAWLRAVGG, from the coding sequence GTGACTGCCGCTGCAGAGTCCACTCCCGTTCAGCCCGAGACCCCGGAGGGCGCCGTGGCGCCCGTCGAGGAGTCCGCGACCCCCGTGGACGAGTCGTCCCCGGCCGACACCGCCGGCGAGGGCGCCGACGTGTCCGTCGACGACGCGCCCTCCGTCGAGGAGCCGTCCGTCGAGGAGGCGTCCCCCGTCGACGGATCGCCCGCCGCCGAAGAGGCTCCCGCTCCGGAGACCGCCCCGACGGTGGCGGAGCCGTCCGCGGCCGACTCCGTCGCGAGCGTCATCGCCGAGGCGCCCGACGTCGAGGTGCCCGCCGATGCGGAGGCGCCGTCGACGGTCGAGACGGCCGCCGACGAGACCGAGCCCGCGGTGACCGGCGACGCCGAGGTCACTGGAGAGGACCCCGACATCGAGGTCTCCTCGTCCGCCGAGGCCCCGGCTGCAGCATCCGCCTCTGTTCCCGCTGATGACGCTCCCGCTGATGACGCTGCCGCTGACGCCGCGCCGGCAGACGAGGCTCCGGCTGACGCCGCCCCGACCGACGAGGCTCCCCCCGCCCCCGCGCCCGCAGCCACTCCGGCGCCGCGGCCGAGCCCGTCGCCGCGCCCGGCTCCGCGCCCCCCGCTCCCCCGCGCTCCGCAGCCGACGGCGCCCGCCGCCGCGACCGAGTCCTCCTCGACCGAGCCCTGGGGCCGCGTCGAGGACGACGGCACCGTGTCGGTCCGCGAGGGTTCCGAGTGGCGCGTCGTCGGGCAGTACCCCGATGGCACCCCTGCTGAGGCCCTCGCCTACTTCGAGCGGAAGTTCTCCGACCTCGCCAGTGAGGTGACGCTCCTCGAGGGCCGTCATCGGGCGGGCGGCGCCTCGGCGTCCGACCTCCGGTCCACCGCAGAGGCTCTCCGCGGCCGCGTCGTGGGCGCAGCCGCCGTCGGAGACCTCGCCCGGCTCGATGCGCGCCTGAGCGTGCTCACCTCCGAGCTGGCGGCTGACTCCGAGTCGGAGGCCGCCGCCGCCAAGGAGGCGGTGCAGGAGGCAGTCCGCTTCCGCACCGAGCTCGTCGAGAAGGCCGAGGCGCTCGCGGCCCGTGATCCGAAGAGCATCCAGTGGAAGCAGGCGTCCGCCGATCTGGCGTCGCTGTTCGAGCAGTGGCAGGCGCATCAGCAGGACGGTCCCCGGTTGCCCCGGTCGACCGGGCAGCAGCTGTGGAAGCGATTCCGCGATGCCCGCTCGATCGTCGACAAGCACCGTCGCGAGTTCTACGCCGGCCTCGACGAGGAGCACAAGGGCGTCAAGGAGCGCAAGACGCGCCTCGTCGAGAAGGCCGAGGCCCTCGCGCCCAAGGGCGAGGACGGCATCGGCGCGTACCGTGAGCTGCTCGACCAGTGGAAGACCGCCGGTCGCGCGGGCAAGAAGGTGGACGACGCCCTGTGGGCGCGCTTCAAGGCTGCCGGCGACGCGCTGTACTCCGCCCGCGGAGAGCGCGAGGCCGCCGAGACCGAGGCCTCGCAGGAGAAGATCGCCGCCAAGCGCGAGCTGCTCGCCGAGGCCCGCACCGTCGCCGACGAGTCGAACCCCGGTAAGGCCCGCACGCTGCTGACGGGCATCCAGCGTCGCTGGGACGAGATCGGACGCATCTTCCCCCGTGACAAGGAGCGCGCTCTCGACGACGAGCTCCGCAAGATCGAGACCGCGCTGCGCGGTCGCGAAGACGTCGAGTGGAAGCGCAACAACCCCGAGACGAAGGCGCGCGCCAACGACATGACGCGCCAGCTCACCGACGCGATCGAGAAGCTCGAGCAGGAGCTCGCCGCGGCGACCGCGTCCGGTGACAAGAAGGCGCAGGCACGCGCCGCCGAGGCGCTCGAGGCCCGCAAGGCCTGGCTCCGCGCCGTCGGCGGCTGA